One Bdellovibrio bacteriovorus DNA window includes the following coding sequences:
- a CDS encoding penicillin acylase family protein codes for MKLAKRLSLVIISVILIGSIGIYLFLRQSLAPMDGELKLEGLSQKVMVTRDAHGIPHIKAESKLDALRALGFVMASERLFQMELSRRLTQGRLSEIFGNVALPSDKLYRSLMLRRSAERIVQHLKDTHQFDEQIWKEMEAYFDGINQYVRTQKPPYEFALLGMKPEEFVPMDAYILAGHMSYVFGIALKADPLMTELSKKLSPEKFQALRADMLNHDAKTTAKVNARVETALAQIDFLNLPHFEGSNSWLIAPFRSASGKSIFANDPHIGFSNPSIWVEAHIQTPEFELYGHYLPLIPFAVLGHTRHHAWGFTMSVVDDMDLYHETLDLKNKTVVFKGKPQAYEEWQEIIKVKNEPDVVLDMIETPHGPVMNHSLETKDLSLKWAFHSKTNDLIQTVRNMAEAKTMAEFEKPLQRVTAPGLNVMYADAENIAWWMIGDIALKKNPNSDLILDGASGNDEYIKVLPWKEHPHQVNPASGVIITANSRPDSFPAGIRGDWQPEDRFQTITKLLAEKQIWSAEEFKKIQSLNFNSNAASIRGILLEELKLNAEEQEEYKDVISAFKSWDLHSNIDSQGAAIFHLWCASAMRVILKDLTQAERDIYLMGAAPWTAFKRILFNADSAWFEEINRSQTVTQAFRDMMAQFPRIPVWGELHTIEFYHPLGRMKPLDKIFNVGPYPAPGAYNEINNNKYWSFAGADFKVTAGASTRRIIDMAHPEKSFGVNPIGISGHILSPFRADQVQLFLKGEYRDQLMDDKDIQNAKTHELVLTPL; via the coding sequence ATGAAATTAGCAAAACGCCTTAGCTTAGTTATAATTTCGGTTATTTTGATCGGTTCGATCGGGATTTATTTATTTTTACGACAATCCCTCGCGCCCATGGACGGCGAGCTTAAACTTGAAGGACTTTCGCAAAAAGTCATGGTCACTCGCGATGCCCACGGAATTCCGCATATCAAAGCCGAATCTAAGCTAGACGCCTTGCGAGCTTTGGGTTTTGTGATGGCCAGCGAGCGACTTTTTCAGATGGAATTATCTCGACGCCTGACCCAAGGTCGCCTGTCAGAAATTTTCGGCAACGTCGCCCTGCCCTCGGATAAACTTTATCGCAGTTTGATGCTTCGCCGTTCGGCCGAGCGCATTGTTCAGCACCTTAAAGACACCCATCAATTCGATGAGCAGATCTGGAAAGAGATGGAAGCTTACTTTGACGGCATCAACCAGTACGTGCGCACTCAAAAGCCGCCTTATGAATTTGCGCTTTTAGGAATGAAGCCCGAAGAGTTTGTCCCGATGGATGCGTATATCTTAGCCGGACACATGTCTTATGTTTTCGGTATCGCCTTAAAGGCCGATCCGCTCATGACCGAACTTTCTAAAAAACTATCACCGGAAAAATTCCAAGCTTTGCGTGCTGACATGTTAAACCATGACGCGAAAACAACGGCCAAAGTCAACGCCCGCGTTGAAACGGCCCTGGCGCAGATTGATTTTTTAAATTTGCCTCACTTTGAAGGGTCCAATTCTTGGTTGATCGCTCCTTTCAGGTCGGCATCAGGGAAAAGTATTTTCGCCAATGACCCTCACATTGGATTTTCCAATCCTTCTATTTGGGTGGAAGCGCATATTCAAACCCCGGAATTTGAATTGTACGGCCATTACCTGCCCCTCATTCCTTTTGCAGTCCTAGGCCACACTCGTCACCATGCTTGGGGATTTACGATGTCCGTAGTGGATGACATGGATCTTTATCACGAGACCTTAGATCTTAAAAATAAGACCGTCGTGTTTAAAGGCAAGCCGCAAGCTTATGAAGAATGGCAAGAGATTATAAAAGTAAAAAACGAGCCGGATGTCGTCTTAGATATGATTGAAACACCTCACGGTCCGGTCATGAATCACTCCCTTGAAACCAAAGATCTGAGTCTGAAATGGGCCTTTCATTCTAAAACCAATGACTTGATTCAAACCGTGCGCAACATGGCCGAAGCAAAAACGATGGCCGAATTTGAAAAGCCTTTACAGCGTGTCACTGCCCCGGGCCTGAACGTCATGTACGCGGATGCCGAAAACATTGCTTGGTGGATGATTGGCGATATTGCACTTAAGAAAAACCCAAACTCAGATCTTATTTTAGATGGTGCTAGCGGCAATGATGAATATATCAAAGTCTTGCCATGGAAAGAACATCCCCATCAGGTCAATCCCGCAAGTGGTGTCATCATCACGGCAAACTCGCGTCCTGATTCTTTTCCCGCCGGCATCAGAGGCGATTGGCAACCTGAGGACCGCTTCCAAACCATCACTAAACTTTTAGCCGAAAAACAAATCTGGTCCGCCGAAGAGTTTAAAAAAATACAAAGCTTGAACTTTAATAGCAACGCCGCTTCGATCCGCGGAATTTTATTAGAAGAACTTAAACTGAACGCCGAAGAACAAGAAGAATACAAAGACGTGATCTCAGCCTTCAAAAGCTGGGACCTGCATTCAAATATCGACTCCCAAGGGGCGGCGATCTTTCATCTTTGGTGTGCGAGCGCCATGCGCGTGATCTTAAAAGACCTCACGCAAGCCGAAAGAGACATTTATCTTATGGGCGCGGCCCCTTGGACCGCGTTTAAAAGAATTCTTTTTAATGCCGACTCTGCGTGGTTTGAAGAAATAAATCGCAGCCAAACTGTGACCCAAGCCTTTCGCGATATGATGGCACAATTCCCGCGAATTCCAGTCTGGGGAGAACTGCACACCATTGAATTTTATCACCCCCTAGGTCGTATGAAGCCCTTAGATAAAATATTTAACGTCGGCCCCTACCCGGCCCCGGGGGCGTATAACGAAATTAATAACAACAAATATTGGTCTTTTGCGGGAGCTGACTTTAAGGTCACGGCGGGCGCCTCCACGCGCCGAATTATTGACATGGCTCATCCAGAAAAAAGCTTCGGGGTGAACCCCATAGGAATTTCCGGTCACATCCTTTCCCCCTTCCGAGCAGACCAAGTCCAGCTTTTCCTTAAAGGCGAATATCGTGACCAGTTGATGGACGATAAAGACATCCAAAACGCAAAAACCCACGAACTCGTTTTGACACCATTGTAG
- a CDS encoding CarD family transcriptional regulator, protein MLTFSVGDNAVYPGYGVVKVVSIETKEMLGTKTTFYNMQLVDTGLKIMIPTTNVKSAGLRPIISKTEASRVVSILKEKDIKIDNQTWNRRYREYMEKIKTGSVFEIAEVLRDLFLLKADKELSFGERKMLDSARSLLLKELTLATSQEELFKEEEVKAIFGITG, encoded by the coding sequence ATGCTAACGTTCTCTGTAGGCGATAACGCAGTTTATCCTGGCTATGGTGTCGTTAAAGTCGTTTCCATTGAAACGAAAGAAATGTTGGGAACAAAAACCACATTTTATAACATGCAGCTAGTGGACACCGGCCTTAAAATCATGATTCCCACAACAAATGTTAAGTCAGCGGGCCTTCGTCCAATCATTTCTAAAACAGAAGCTTCTCGAGTGGTCTCGATCTTAAAAGAAAAAGACATCAAAATTGATAACCAAACTTGGAACCGTCGTTACCGTGAATACATGGAAAAGATTAAAACGGGTTCGGTTTTTGAGATTGCTGAAGTTTTACGCGATTTATTCCTTTTGAAAGCCGATAAAGAGCTTTCGTTTGGCGAACGCAAGATGCTTGATTCGGCTCGCAGCCTTCTTTTAAAAGAGCTTACTTTGGCAACCAGCCAAGAAGAGCTTTTCAAAGAAGAAGAGGTCAAAGCCATCTTCGGAATCACCGGCTAA
- the uvrB gene encoding excinuclease ABC subunit UvrB, with product MASFKKNFQLVSEFKPSGDQPKAIEQIMENFDAGLKHQTLLGVTGSGKTFSMAHTIARLNQPALVLAPNKTLAAQLYAEFKELFPHNAVEYFVSYYDYYQPEAYIPSTDTYIEKDSAINEQIDRMRHSATRSLFDRRDVIIVSSVSCIYGLGSPEAYEGMMIQIVANTEVKRDHLLRELIRIQYQRNNVDFSRGTVRVRGDNVEIFPAYEDSRAIRVEFFGDYIERLSWIDPLTGQVLEELDQIAVYPGSHHVTSDDNLKRAIRTIQEELRERLVELNRDMKFLEAQRLEQRTYYDIEMMEQMGFCQGIENYSRHMTGRGPGEPPPTLLEYFPKEFITFVDESHVTIPQIGGMYRGDRARKMTLVEHGFRLPSALDNRPLNFQEFESMMDKIVYVSATPGNYELQKSEGIIVEQIIRPTGLIDPVVEVRPVKHQVDDLLKEIRDRIAKEERVLITTLTKRSAEDLTEYYENLGIKVKYLHSEVQTMERTEILRDLRLGVFDVLVGINLLREGLDIPEVSLVGITDADKEGFLRSERSLIQTIGRAARNINGRVILYADTITESMEKAMGETERRRRIQMEYNEANGITPQTIRKKIREGLGEVFDGTLSATVLQGENKKAALRNKFAEAPDKIQKEIDKLRAQMKEYSANLEFEEAAKIRDEIKRLQILELSVRSGEGEKDSAEVVKDGLK from the coding sequence ATGGCTTCTTTTAAGAAAAACTTCCAGCTAGTGTCCGAGTTCAAACCTTCTGGCGATCAGCCAAAAGCCATTGAACAAATCATGGAAAATTTTGACGCCGGTTTAAAACACCAAACGCTTTTAGGTGTGACCGGTTCAGGAAAAACTTTTTCCATGGCGCATACTATTGCGCGTTTGAATCAGCCCGCGTTGGTGTTGGCTCCGAATAAAACTTTAGCGGCTCAACTCTATGCCGAGTTTAAAGAACTTTTCCCGCACAACGCCGTTGAATACTTTGTCAGTTATTATGATTACTACCAACCGGAAGCTTACATTCCTTCCACCGACACCTATATTGAAAAAGATTCGGCGATCAATGAACAAATCGATCGCATGCGCCATTCCGCGACCCGGTCTTTATTTGATCGTCGCGATGTGATTATCGTGAGCTCCGTGTCTTGTATTTATGGTTTGGGTTCGCCGGAAGCCTATGAAGGCATGATGATTCAAATCGTCGCCAACACCGAGGTTAAACGCGATCATCTTTTGCGCGAATTGATTCGAATTCAGTATCAACGAAATAACGTCGACTTTTCGCGTGGAACCGTGCGTGTGCGCGGGGACAATGTGGAAATCTTTCCGGCCTATGAAGACAGTCGTGCCATTCGCGTTGAATTTTTTGGTGATTATATCGAACGCCTGTCGTGGATTGATCCGTTAACGGGGCAGGTTTTAGAAGAGCTTGATCAGATTGCCGTGTATCCGGGAAGTCACCACGTTACTAGTGATGACAACTTAAAGCGCGCCATTCGCACCATTCAAGAGGAACTGCGGGAACGATTGGTGGAACTCAATCGCGACATGAAGTTCTTAGAAGCTCAAAGGTTAGAGCAAAGAACGTATTACGATATTGAGATGATGGAGCAAATGGGTTTTTGCCAAGGGATTGAAAACTATTCGCGCCACATGACAGGGCGTGGGCCGGGGGAGCCACCTCCGACCTTGTTAGAATATTTCCCTAAAGAGTTTATCACTTTCGTGGATGAGTCCCATGTCACGATTCCACAAATTGGCGGGATGTACCGGGGGGACCGCGCACGTAAAATGACTTTGGTGGAGCACGGCTTCCGTTTGCCATCAGCCTTAGACAATCGTCCTTTAAATTTTCAAGAGTTTGAATCGATGATGGATAAGATCGTTTACGTTTCCGCGACACCGGGAAATTACGAGCTGCAAAAATCTGAAGGTATTATTGTTGAGCAGATCATTCGCCCAACAGGCTTGATTGATCCGGTTGTGGAAGTGCGTCCGGTAAAACATCAAGTTGATGATCTTTTAAAAGAAATCCGCGATCGTATTGCTAAAGAAGAACGTGTATTGATTACGACGTTAACCAAACGTTCTGCGGAAGACTTAACCGAATATTATGAAAACTTGGGCATCAAAGTGAAATACCTGCACAGTGAAGTGCAGACCATGGAACGCACCGAAATCTTACGTGATTTGCGTTTAGGGGTGTTTGACGTCTTAGTGGGGATCAACTTGCTGCGGGAAGGTTTAGATATTCCGGAAGTCAGCTTGGTCGGTATCACGGATGCCGATAAAGAGGGTTTCTTGCGTTCCGAAAGATCGCTGATCCAAACCATTGGTCGCGCGGCCCGTAACATTAACGGCCGGGTGATTTTATACGCGGACACCATCACAGAAAGCATGGAAAAAGCCATGGGCGAAACCGAGCGTCGTCGTCGTATTCAAATGGAATACAATGAGGCTAACGGTATCACACCACAAACCATTCGCAAAAAAATCCGCGAAGGTTTGGGCGAAGTTTTTGACGGGACGTTGTCGGCGACGGTGCTTCAAGGGGAAAATAAAAAGGCGGCTTTACGCAATAAATTTGCTGAAGCCCCGGATAAGATTCAAAAAGAAATCGATAAGCTGCGAGCTCAGATGAAAGAATATTCGGCGAACTTAGAGTTTGAAGAAGCCGCGAAGATTCGGGATGAGATCAAACGATTGCAAATTTTAGAGCTTTCCGTAAGAAGCGGAGAGGGTGAAAAGGACTCAGCGGAGGTCGTCAAGGATGGCCTCAAGTAA
- the cysS gene encoding cysteine--tRNA ligase encodes MSLKIYNTLTRKTEEFVPLKPGHVTMYVCGPTVYDFLHIGNFRGVVFFNLLRNWLEHSGFTVKYALNFTDVDDKIITRANERGMAAGDLAEKYIAEYKTDFKNLGLRPHDMNPKVTESMDNIVAMVADLIGKKKAYEVQGDVNYAIDSFAGYGKLSGRHTEDQQAGNRIDVDDRKRNPFDFALWKSAKPGEVSWPSPWGPGRPGWHIECSAMIQKIFGDQIDIHGGGMDLLFPHHENEIAQSEGCSGKQFVKYWVHWNMLNFGSQKMSKSLGNIISMREFLEMYNAEIYKWMILSVHYRTVSDFSDAAVDRAVSGLARVYSSMAAAQTYLTADVKAGDPAFDKITGEAWTKIETAMNDDFGTPEAFASMFEVIRQFNNQVRRGLKANPTLQAKSYSFMQFMNKFGAMLSLFQEPAQEFLIKLDDMLLKKLNIERSVVDALVAERTKVREAKDFAKSDEYRDKLVNMGISVSDSATGTHWEVTK; translated from the coding sequence ATGTCACTAAAGATCTACAACACCCTGACTCGTAAAACTGAAGAGTTTGTGCCGTTAAAGCCAGGACACGTGACGATGTATGTCTGCGGTCCGACGGTTTACGATTTTTTGCACATCGGGAATTTTCGTGGTGTGGTGTTCTTTAATCTTTTGCGCAACTGGCTTGAACATTCGGGCTTCACTGTCAAGTACGCCCTGAACTTCACCGACGTGGATGATAAAATCATCACGCGTGCCAATGAGCGTGGTATGGCTGCTGGCGACTTAGCGGAAAAATACATCGCCGAATACAAAACTGATTTTAAAAACTTAGGTCTTCGTCCACACGACATGAACCCTAAGGTCACCGAAAGTATGGATAACATCGTGGCGATGGTGGCAGACCTTATCGGCAAGAAAAAAGCCTATGAAGTCCAAGGGGACGTGAATTATGCCATCGATTCTTTTGCGGGCTATGGGAAACTGAGTGGGCGTCATACCGAAGACCAACAAGCCGGCAATCGCATCGATGTCGATGATCGCAAGCGCAATCCTTTTGATTTTGCACTTTGGAAATCGGCAAAACCGGGCGAAGTTTCTTGGCCATCTCCTTGGGGGCCGGGGCGTCCGGGATGGCATATTGAATGTTCCGCGATGATCCAAAAAATCTTTGGTGATCAGATTGATATCCATGGTGGTGGGATGGATTTACTGTTCCCGCATCATGAAAATGAAATTGCGCAAAGTGAAGGCTGCTCGGGCAAACAGTTCGTTAAATACTGGGTGCATTGGAATATGCTGAACTTTGGTTCACAAAAAATGTCTAAGTCTTTAGGTAATATCATCTCGATGCGCGAATTCTTAGAGATGTATAATGCGGAAATCTATAAATGGATGATCTTGTCGGTCCACTATCGCACGGTCAGTGATTTTAGTGACGCGGCGGTGGATCGTGCGGTGTCAGGATTGGCGCGCGTGTATTCTTCAATGGCCGCAGCGCAGACTTATTTAACGGCCGATGTTAAAGCTGGGGACCCGGCGTTTGATAAAATCACCGGCGAGGCTTGGACGAAAATTGAAACGGCGATGAATGATGACTTCGGCACGCCCGAGGCTTTTGCTTCCATGTTTGAGGTGATTCGTCAGTTTAACAACCAAGTCCGTCGTGGTTTAAAGGCAAACCCCACCTTGCAGGCAAAATCTTATTCATTCATGCAGTTTATGAATAAATTTGGCGCGATGTTGTCTTTGTTCCAAGAGCCCGCTCAAGAGTTTTTGATCAAGCTTGATGATATGCTTCTTAAAAAACTAAACATCGAACGCTCGGTCGTGGATGCTTTGGTTGCCGAACGCACCAAGGTTCGCGAAGCCAAGGATTTTGCCAAATCCGATGAATATCGCGATAAGCTAGTGAATATGGGTATCAGTGTCAGTGACTCTGCCACGGGGACGCATTGGGAAGTCACTAAATAA
- a CDS encoding S8 family serine peptidase — protein sequence MNQLSKHLITSLASITALSLSAQAGTVLKLNAGAVNTAQISNIQGATWMNDVQKTEYIVQFKKAITEGDKKALRAAKFEIFGYLPDDALVVRGSFAQLSQFQASQSGVQAVVKYEGAYKVAKDFEAASVFNKNAAVSILVKTFKATDSEAVAAKIAALNPQVTLQVVDGKSVIALVPRGLVSAVADISGVEHVQPTPQMESFHVVLEEGSSQAGTQAAGDYTDLKGDETGTSVMKFDAAWAMGFTGRNQIVSMADTGLDSGNISTMHKDFGGAVISGYAFGLWAKTWEDPMGHGTHVAGSVLGRGTASNGLLKGGAYDAKMVAEGMWSPMLNNLSVPSKLGDLFTKAYADGARLHTNSWGGARTFGAYDAFATQVDEWSYANPDMLILFAAGNSGSDKNKDGRIDANTMASPGTAKNVLTVGASENVTKSGGIQVQINKLRSAKDEWPVDPINSDYISNNENGLAMFSSRGPTADGRTKPDIVAPGTNILSVRSQVKGASELWGAYNADYAWSGGTSMATPLTAGAAAVARQVLQEKIGIANPSAALMKATMIHTAVDMFPGQFGEIGAARGQEILTRRPNSDEGYGRVDVSAIANLGPQTVFIDNTTGVAQGAEVSYQVTVGNNGSLYANLVWTDAPGSSNAALALVNDLDLVLTTPSGQQISMNDHINNLEMIELSNLAAGTYKLSVKGNKIPQGKNGAQAYALVYTAK from the coding sequence ATGAATCAACTGAGCAAGCACTTGATCACGTCCCTGGCGTCGATCACCGCTCTTTCTCTTTCAGCGCAAGCCGGAACAGTTTTAAAACTGAACGCGGGTGCGGTAAACACCGCACAGATCTCTAACATTCAAGGTGCGACATGGATGAACGATGTTCAGAAAACGGAATACATCGTGCAATTCAAAAAAGCGATCACCGAAGGCGACAAAAAAGCTTTGCGTGCCGCAAAGTTTGAAATCTTTGGTTATCTTCCAGATGACGCTTTGGTGGTTCGTGGGTCTTTTGCTCAGTTGAGTCAATTCCAAGCATCGCAAAGTGGTGTACAAGCCGTTGTAAAATATGAAGGCGCTTACAAAGTGGCTAAAGACTTTGAAGCGGCTAGTGTGTTTAACAAAAACGCCGCCGTCAGCATTTTAGTTAAAACTTTTAAAGCCACAGATTCTGAAGCTGTCGCAGCAAAAATCGCTGCTTTAAATCCTCAAGTAACACTTCAAGTAGTGGATGGAAAATCAGTCATTGCTTTGGTTCCTCGTGGTTTGGTTTCCGCAGTCGCCGACATTTCAGGTGTTGAGCACGTGCAACCAACACCACAAATGGAATCATTCCATGTGGTGCTTGAAGAAGGTTCTTCGCAAGCAGGAACTCAAGCGGCAGGTGACTACACGGATTTGAAAGGTGATGAAACCGGAACTTCCGTGATGAAATTTGACGCGGCTTGGGCTATGGGGTTCACGGGTCGTAACCAAATCGTATCTATGGCCGACACGGGTCTTGATTCAGGAAACATCAGCACAATGCATAAAGATTTCGGCGGAGCGGTGATCTCTGGTTACGCTTTCGGTCTTTGGGCAAAAACTTGGGAAGATCCAATGGGTCACGGAACTCACGTTGCCGGATCAGTTTTGGGTCGCGGGACGGCGTCAAATGGCCTGCTTAAAGGCGGCGCTTACGATGCAAAAATGGTGGCCGAAGGCATGTGGTCACCCATGTTAAATAACTTAAGCGTTCCAAGCAAGTTGGGGGACCTTTTCACGAAGGCTTATGCGGACGGTGCTCGTCTGCACACCAACTCTTGGGGTGGTGCGCGTACTTTCGGTGCTTACGATGCTTTTGCAACTCAAGTCGATGAGTGGTCTTACGCCAATCCAGACATGTTAATCTTGTTCGCGGCTGGTAACAGCGGTTCAGATAAAAACAAAGATGGCCGTATTGACGCTAACACGATGGCTTCTCCAGGAACGGCGAAAAACGTTTTGACGGTGGGCGCTTCTGAAAACGTCACAAAATCGGGTGGTATCCAAGTTCAGATCAATAAACTTCGTTCTGCCAAAGATGAATGGCCTGTGGATCCAATCAACAGCGACTACATCTCTAATAACGAAAATGGTCTTGCGATGTTCTCGTCTCGGGGACCTACAGCCGATGGTCGTACGAAGCCAGATATCGTAGCTCCAGGAACAAATATCTTGAGCGTTCGTTCGCAAGTTAAAGGTGCTTCTGAGTTGTGGGGTGCTTACAACGCGGATTACGCTTGGTCTGGTGGGACGTCGATGGCAACACCATTGACCGCTGGTGCGGCCGCCGTGGCTCGCCAAGTTCTGCAAGAAAAAATCGGCATCGCGAATCCTTCTGCGGCTTTGATGAAAGCGACAATGATTCACACGGCGGTGGATATGTTCCCAGGTCAATTCGGTGAAATCGGTGCGGCTCGTGGTCAAGAGATCCTCACTCGTCGTCCAAATTCAGACGAAGGTTACGGCCGCGTAGACGTATCGGCGATTGCAAACTTGGGTCCGCAAACGGTTTTCATCGACAACACAACCGGCGTTGCTCAAGGTGCTGAGGTGTCTTACCAAGTCACAGTAGGCAATAATGGCTCACTTTACGCAAACCTTGTTTGGACAGATGCTCCGGGTTCCTCAAATGCGGCCCTTGCGTTAGTAAATGATTTGGATTTGGTTTTGACGACTCCGTCGGGTCAGCAAATCAGTATGAACGATCACATCAACAATCTTGAGATGATTGAGCTTTCAAACCTTGCAGCGGGCACTTATAAGTTGTCTGTAAAAGGTAACAAGATCCCTCAAGGTAAGAATGGTGCTCAAGCTTACGCCTTGGTGTATACGGCCAAATAA
- the gltX gene encoding glutamate--tRNA ligase, with translation MTSNSSSEVRVRFAPSPTGYLHVGGARTALYNYLFAKKNGGKFILRIEDTDEARSTEESLRGVVDDLVWLGLNWDEGVDPVTLKDVGPYGPYRQSERLDIYKKYADQLLKDGKAYYCFLTDEDIEKQREANKAQGNFHVNSPYQDWSLEKALEHIKAGNNAVVRFKTKGLQKDYILHDLVRGEVKFPSDMVGDFVLLRSGGMPVYNFCCVVDDYLMKMSHVFRAEEHLPNTLRQLMIYQGLGWQAPQFGHISLILDEDRQKLSKRKGAVACGILKEEGYLNSAVLNYVALLGWSHPEEKEILSVDDMIKAFDISRLNPSGAIFDRVKFKWMNSVHLRALPSAELWKQVEPFLKKEKLNLPNDPAWQQKSVEVFKVAMETLADAVALYRPIDDSAYQILPESDETLKWEPTKAVLTAWRDLIAAHPTDYLTEEEFLKVQDMVKDKTGAKGKNLFMPIRVAVIGKPHGTELKILVPLIKKSSLIARAEQALAKT, from the coding sequence ATGACCTCAAATTCTTCATCCGAAGTTCGCGTTCGCTTTGCGCCCTCTCCAACAGGCTACCTTCACGTTGGTGGAGCAAGAACCGCCCTTTACAATTACCTTTTCGCAAAAAAAAATGGCGGCAAGTTTATCTTGCGCATTGAAGATACCGATGAGGCTCGTTCGACCGAAGAATCCTTGCGTGGGGTCGTGGATGACCTTGTTTGGTTGGGCTTAAACTGGGATGAAGGTGTTGATCCCGTCACGTTAAAAGACGTGGGCCCTTATGGTCCTTATCGTCAAAGTGAGCGCTTAGATATTTACAAAAAATACGCCGATCAACTGCTAAAAGACGGCAAGGCTTATTACTGCTTTTTGACGGATGAAGACATTGAAAAGCAACGCGAAGCCAACAAAGCTCAAGGCAACTTCCATGTGAACTCACCTTACCAAGATTGGTCTTTAGAAAAAGCTTTAGAGCACATTAAAGCCGGCAACAACGCGGTCGTTCGTTTTAAAACCAAAGGTTTGCAAAAGGATTATATCTTGCACGACCTCGTTCGCGGGGAAGTCAAATTTCCGTCAGACATGGTCGGCGATTTCGTACTTCTTCGCTCTGGGGGGATGCCCGTTTACAACTTCTGCTGCGTGGTGGATGATTACCTAATGAAAATGAGCCATGTCTTCCGTGCCGAAGAACATCTGCCAAATACTTTGCGTCAGTTAATGATCTATCAAGGTTTGGGTTGGCAGGCGCCACAATTCGGTCACATTTCCTTGATCTTAGATGAAGACCGTCAAAAGTTATCCAAAAGAAAAGGTGCCGTGGCTTGCGGTATCTTAAAAGAAGAAGGTTACCTGAATTCCGCGGTATTAAATTACGTGGCGTTATTGGGTTGGTCGCATCCGGAAGAAAAAGAAATTCTTTCCGTGGACGACATGATCAAAGCTTTTGATATCAGCCGTTTAAATCCGTCCGGTGCGATCTTTGACCGGGTGAAGTTTAAATGGATGAATTCCGTTCATCTGCGAGCTCTGCCAAGTGCAGAGCTTTGGAAGCAGGTAGAGCCGTTCTTAAAAAAAGAAAAATTGAATCTGCCTAATGATCCTGCTTGGCAGCAGAAATCGGTGGAAGTTTTTAAAGTCGCTATGGAGACCCTTGCGGATGCGGTGGCTTTATATCGCCCGATTGACGACAGCGCTTATCAAATCTTGCCAGAGTCGGATGAAACTTTGAAATGGGAGCCAACAAAAGCAGTTTTGACGGCTTGGCGCGATTTGATCGCGGCTCATCCGACCGATTATTTGACCGAAGAAGAGTTTTTAAAAGTTCAAGACATGGTGAAAGATAAAACGGGTGCTAAGGGGAAAAACCTTTTCATGCCGATTCGTGTGGCCGTGATCGGCAAACCGCACGGAACAGAGTTAAAAATCTTAGTTCCCTTGATTAAGAAATCGTCTTTGATTGCGCGTGCAGAGCAAGCGCTGGCGAAAACGTAA